A stretch of the Gracilinanus agilis isolate LMUSP501 chromosome 4, AgileGrace, whole genome shotgun sequence genome encodes the following:
- the RFFL gene encoding E3 ubiquitin-protein ligase rififylin — protein sequence MWATCCNWFCQDGHSEEIQLPQGARTQAYSNPGYSSFPSPTGSEPSCKSCGAHFGSTTRKHTCLDCKKNFCISCSSQVGSGPRLCHLCQRFRATAFHREELMKMKVKDLRDYLTLHDISSEMCREKEELVFLVLGQQPVITQEDRTFNTPFPSGLPENQAFLAQPHTSTAPPTSPNLPSSPAQPTSTPSAQAQENQQANGHVPQDQEEVICLENVAGVPMEDETQSIDSEDNLVPGRRASLSDLVNVEDIEALTVRQLKEILARNFVNYKGCCEKWELMERVTRLYREQKDLQNLVSGTGDQNGEPAPSSAEENLCKICMDSPIDCVLLECGHMVTCTKCGKRMNECPICRQYVIRAVHVFRS from the exons ATGTGGGCAACTTGCTGCAACTGGTTCTGCCAGGATGGACATTCTGAGGAGATTCAGCTGCCCCAGGGAGCCAGAACACAAGCATATTCCAATCCTGGATAtagttccttcccttcccctacgGGCTCCGAACCTAGCTGCAAGTCCTGTGGGGCCCACTTTGGCAGCACAACCAGAAAG CACACGTGCTTGGACTGTAAGAAGAATTTCTGCATTTCCTGCTCGAGCCAAGTAGGGAGCGGGCCCCGCCTCTGCCACCTCTGCCAGCGTTTCCGAGCCACAGCCTTTCATCGAGAAGAGCTGATGAAAATGAAGGTGAAGGACCTGAGGGACTACCTCACCCTCCATGACATCTCCTCTGAGATGTGCAGGGAGAAGGAGGAACTGGTGTTCTTGGTGCTTGGTCAGCAGCCGGTGATCACCCAGGAGGACAGGACTTTTAATACCCCTTTCCCTTCAGGCCTCCCTGAGAATCAGGCCTTTCTGGCCCAGCCTCACACCAGCACAGCACCTCCTACCTCTCCCAACCTTCCTTCATCACCAGCACAGCCCACCTCCACTCCCTCAGCCCAGGCTCAGGAAAACCAGCAG GCTAATGGCCATGTGCCACAGGACCAAGAAGAAGTAATATGTCTGGAGAATGTAGCAGGTGTCCCCATGGAGGACGAAACGCAG TCTATTGACTCTGAGGACAACTTGGTACCGGGGCGGAGGGCTTCACTGTCTGATCTGGTAAATGTGGAAGACATTGAGGCCCTCACTGTGCGACAGCTGAAGGAGATCCTGGCTCGAAACTTTGTGAATTACAAAGGCTGCTGTGAGAAGTGGGAGCTAATGGAGAGGGTGACCCGGCTGTACAGGGAACAGAAGGACCTCCAGAATTTAG tTTCTGGCACTGGAGATCAAAATG GGGAGCCAGCGCCATCTAGCGCAGAGGAGAACCTCTGTAAGATCTGCATGGACTCGCCTATCGACTGTGTCCTATTGGAGTGTGGTCACATGGTCACCTGTACGAAGTGTGGAAAACGGATGAACGAGTGCCCCATCTGCCGCCAGTATGTGATCCGAGCTGTGCATGTCTTTAGATCCTGA